In Scatophagus argus isolate fScaArg1 chromosome 3, fScaArg1.pri, whole genome shotgun sequence, one genomic interval encodes:
- the nicn1 gene encoding nicolin-1, with protein sequence MSASTDVVEPVNCTVKPAVYLHIGDTKADPAHSGVCVVDVSLPFGKPVNVEEITFKNYYTAYVTVRLLRRSPGQEAPAKWCTAVRDLPLMDNPHTEGGSQDYYSIHRTQMRVEPDHVVSVRLILRQPSSAWLSFILEEIRIYPHVEPDPEKEVSDWLSDLTLGDHHPDLQGLPDPQTVSSSIQQMWALTEVMQTNQTTASIGRFDVDGCYDINLLSLT encoded by the exons ATGAGTGCGAGCACAGATGTCGTGGAGCCTGTGAACTGCACGGTCAAACCTGCCGTGTACCTGCACATCGGGGACACCAAAGCAGACCCAGCTCACTCAGGTGTTTGCGTGGTAGACGTCAGCCTCCCCTTTGGAAAGCCTGTCAAT GTTGAGGAGATCACCTTTAAGAACTACTACACAGCCTACGTGACGGTGCGGCTGCTGAGGAGGAGCCCCGGGCAGGAGGCCCCCGCCAAGTGGTGCACTGCTGTGAGAGACCTGCCTCTGATGGACAACCCGCACACCGAGGGAGGCTCCCAGGACTACTACTCCATTCACAGGACTCAG ATGCGGGTGGAGCCGGATCACGTGGTGTCTGTGAGGCTGATCCTGAGACAACCGTCCTCCGCCTGGCTGAGCTTCATTCTGGAGGAGATCAGAATCTACCCCCACGTGGAGCCG GACCCGGAGAAGGAGgtgtctgattggctgtctgACCTGACCCTGGGTGACCATCACCCTGACTTGCAG GGCCTCCCAGACCCCCAGACCGTCTCATCCAGCATCCAGCAGATGTGGGCTCTGACTGAGGTGATGCAGACCAACCAGACCACAGCCTCCATCGGACGCTTCGAC GTGGACGGATGCTACGATATCAACCTGCTGTCCCTGACCTAA